The DNA region aaaaaataaaaaatattggatTACATAATTCCACTTTTTTCAATaagttttcttaattaaatcgaaccaagtttaatccaaaaaaacttttaagaaTAAGCTCAAATAAATCGAAATCAAAACGAATTTGTAACTGCAGATTTAAtccaaagaaaatgaaaaaagaaataaaagaaaaggtaGTCAAGGTCAGGGCAAGTCAATAAAATCTAAAGAATCAAAGAATTTTGATTGGCTTAAGAATAAGTTAGAACAATGGTCGTGGATGCAGTAGATTATTTTGCTGATCTAGTAGACTGAAACCACCACGGCACCACCGGAAGACACACACACGACGGTACCAAACCGTTAATTAACAGCCGTCAAAAAACGTGACGAAAATTTCCTCATAGGTTCTTCTTTTCAGTTTCCCTTTAAAGCTCCTCCGCGATTGAGTTTTGTTTAGGTGACGAGCAAAAAAGCAAGAgaaagatcaattttttttgttgcttttcttcttcttctttttgctctgtgtgtgttttcacttttcatttCCTGGGTTTTAAGGGGTTCGCTTGCAAAGTCGAcaactttttcactttttttggGAGGGGGTTATAATAATGGCGGGTGATTGTGCGATTAACACCGAGAAATACTCTCTCTTGGAGGATTTTAATGTCGATGTTCAAGTCCAAAACCAAGGTTTTgagtctttctctctttgtttctggGTTTATCTCTTAGATTCCACCACTTACCCTTCTACAATCATCAGACAGGTCAGTTCTCcgattacctttttttttttcttttactctctTGTGGGAaaaaggtttgaactttgagTTCAATTTTGGCTTCCcactttttggttttggttgtttatATACCGGTGTTGATGTTGATTTATTCATCATAGTTTTCGGATCAAGGGTTCTTTGATACGGCAGCTTCTGATTCATGTGGCTTTCTTCTCAGGTTCACTCAGACATGAGTGTTAGTGCACCGTTCCTTGTTCtagatgaaaaaaagaagatgatgctTTTGCCATTGACTCTCCTTCACAAGGAAGCTCCTGATCCTGTCAACATTTCGTCTTGGACCGAAGTTCCTAATGTTTCTACAACAGCTGAGTTTCCGCTTCAGACATGGGTTCATGTGGGCTGCGAGGTATTACTGATATGATCTCTGAAGACTCTTTCTTAAGATCTTTGAAGATCGCTGAGTTTCTTGGAATTTATTGATTTCTCTTGTTTCCTAGGTTTCTAGAAACTATATGCGCCTTTATATATGTGGAGAGTTAGCAGGAGAGCAAGTTTTGACTTCCCTGATGACCAATGGCACATATTTTGATCGCACACGAAAGATATCGTTATTTAGTGTTGGTGGAGATGGTTATAGTGTTCAGGGTTTCATTCACTGCGCAGAAGTCTTGCCTTCTAATGTCCCTGCATGTTATCACTACAAAAAGGTACCAGTTTCTTGTCCTTGCCGCGTCTTCCTTTTCAGCAAAAGACTCTTGTGCTGTGTTTCTTTATTTCGGTTCATTTGTTTGCCAGGACCCTCCTTTATGCTTATCTGTTGACAAGCCATCTACATCTGGAATCAAATTAGATGAAGATGGTGTTTGGAGTATTGTTGGCGGAACTTTTTGTTCCTTGGATGTTGTTTTAACTAATGCTATTGGACAGCCTGTGCACAAGGATGTAAAGGTTCATTCTCTCCCTAAATTTCTGTTCTTGTGAAGCTCTGGAAGTTTTTGTGATAGCGAATTGTCGGTTTGATGTTGCAGGTTGTGGCTTCTCTACTGTATGCTGATAGTGGGACGCCTGTTGAGAAGATGAGTGGCTTTGAGGCTCCCCTTTTGGTAAGCTATGAAGGAGTTGAATTCTCAGCTGCAGATAAGCCGTGCAACTTATTGAACGGATGTGCTTCTTTCAAGCTCAAAATATCTCAGGTGATAGTTATAAATTCTAGGCCATTGGAACAGGCAGGATTGCACATCCTCGTTAGAATTCTTGTTTCTGCTGGAACTCATTGaaggatttttgttttgtttttgttttgtagctttCTCCCATGAGTGATGAGAGGTTGTTCTGCATCAAATTCGAAATACCAGAAGTGAAGGCTTGCTATCCTTTCCTCGAAACTGTTACCAACCAAATCCGTTGCATTTTGAGGAACCGTGATTCTGTTACCCCTAAAAGGTCGAACCACATTGATTATCCATTAGATGGAAGAGATCAAAAACTTGCTTCAAGAAATGGAACACCAGATATTCTACAAAGCTCTTCCTCTATGAAACGCATCAGATTAGGTGAAGAAAAGGTTTCTGAGAGTAAGGTACATAATCCAATCTCTCTGAGTTACGTTTTGTTCTGCTTCGTATCCACATCCCACTTACTGTTATTCTGCATTGTTGTTTTTCTCGAGTTAGTTTCAGAATGGAAATGGCACCAGTATGGAATGGAGACCTCAGGCTCAGaaccatgaagaagaagaagataactctTCAACTGATTctgaaaacaccaaaattaaAGACTCGACTGGATTCAGGAGATATACAATCCCAGACTCGATGATTTTCAGATACTGCCTTGCTAACTTAACAGAGAGATCTCTTCTTCTGAAGGAAATCACAAACAATTCATCAGATGAAGAAGTCTCGGAATTTGCAGATCAAGTTTCTCTCTATTCTGGATGCTCCCACCACAGGTAAAGAAATTGAATTAAATTCACCTGCCTCAAATATGTGGATTACGAGGATAAATAGAACACTAATCGTCCAATTTTTCTAGCTATCAAATCAAAATGGCAAGAAAACTGATAGCAGAAGGAACAAATGCGTGGATTCTGATCTCGCGGAACTATCAACATGTTCATTGGGATAATGTGGTaattgagattgaagaacaTTTCATGAGAATAGCTAAATGCAGCAGTAGATCTCTCACTCACCAGGTCTTGTCTCTTTCTATTCTCATATAAGTTTATACTTTCGCCAAGATCAAAGCCTTGATCTGGTCTTTGTGATTTTGACATGAAAAATGTGATCAGGATTTTGAGCTTCTAAGGAGAATATGTGGATGCCATGAATACATAACTCaagagaattttgaaaaaatgtgGTGTTGGTTGTTCCCTGTTGCATCAGCTATATCCAGGGGATTGATCAATGGAATGTGGCGCTCTGCTACGCCTAAATGGATAGACGGGTTTGTGACCAAAGAAGAGGCAGAACGTTCACTTCAAAATCAAGAACCGGGCACTTTCATTCTCAGGTTCCCTGCATCAAGAAGCTGGCCACATCCCGATGCTGGTTCCTTGGTTGTGACTTATGTTGGTCATGATTTAGGTATTCATCATAGATTACTCACAATCGATCACATGTGCGAGTAagtaaatctctctctctcctctctgtGTGTATGTGTCTGTCTTGTGacatttggttttggttttcagtTCTAGTGATAGGTATACAGATGCAAAACCGTTGCAAGATATGCTTCTGGCGGAACCTGAGCTATCTCGGCTTggaaggtgagagagagagaagagaaaggtttAAGTTATTATCGTTGAAGCAAGCAAAGAGAGATCAAATTCAAAATCATaaattggtttttgatttggtttgttgcATATTTCAGGATCGTAAGAGGCATTTGAATGATAAACACAGTCAACAAGATAGACAAGCATCGGATATATACTGTTGAGGTTTAGACTTTTGCTAGTATATATAGTACGAACTAGGAACAGATTTTGTTGTTGCTAAATTCGTGATACTGATACTGATACTAACTTCTGTAAAGCTCAGTGATATATTAATAAGTTGAAACCAAAGGtgctttctttttatattagtatattagtattttgttttctaagtaTCAATTGAATTTATTGAGTTTTGgcacaagaagaaaagaaactaatGGAGTTACGAGATGAcgtcaagaaaaaagaaaagagttacgGATTTGTATTTTGTTATGTGTGTGGCTCAGTTTCGCCGTTCGGCTACTATATTTGTGTGTGGCTCATTTATAATGATTTCACGGAATTTGATGAGTTGTTTTATAGTATTAGTAAAAAAAGTACTCCCTAAAAACCTAATTATTGTCGgtaaacctttttttgttaatggtGAGATCTAGaataataatgatattataATTGCCTTGAAATCAGAAAGAAATGGATATTCTCTCTAATCtctaaatattttgattagaGTTGGATGACTGACCAATAGCTAGTAAACACGTGGTAATATCTCAGCTTCTGTTTTGATAAAGAATAAAACGATGGACtcgttttattttgttttccctctctctctctctctctctctcactaatTTGCGAGTACAACTGAATTAGAACAAAAACGGACAGGacccaacaacacacaaaactgAAATCTCTCTTTCGTCCTCCAAAGGACAGACTTTGAGGAGAGAGTTCTTATGTGGTTTTGTCTCGTCCACCCaaacaaaatcaaccaaaattaaaaaaaaaactctattcacttgtaatttcttctttcatttattttgttatttctcattttctccaaaaaaattcCATACACACACCCAANaaaaaaaaaaaaaaaaaaaaaaaaaaaaaaaaaaaaaaaaaaaaaaacgtaacttTGGCTTCCGAAGATTCTCTTTGGACTCTCTGTTTCCCGAACTTATTAACCGTATTTGTTTTTTGGGATTGCCTAAAAAGTTATCGTCATTTTTGTCTGAGAAATGATGATGTCATGTCGGAATGTTGACTTGGGTACGAGTGTTCTTGATCTGATGCCATGTGGGTGTTCTTGTACCTCTTCTCCTACCATTCGTCAACTCTTGTTTAGGAATTGTTCCAAGAATTTTTGTAGGATTGGTGGCAGAAGCTATGGTGGCAACTTGGTCTTACTTCGTCCAGATTTGGGGACTTGCAGAGCCGTTCCTGCTAAACCAAAGGATACTTATCTCCTCGATGGTAACAACCATATCTACTCTTTATCTTAAAACTATCTGATTTTTGGTAGTCATATAATTGATTTGAGATTCTTTAGTTTTGATGTTTGGTTTGTTAAGTAATTGAATGATTGGTCTTCACTTTTTTTCTGGTACATACTAATGTCAATTAGGAGTAGTACtatccattatttttttctttttctttctgagcATGCATGACTATAGAAATATTAAATCGTTGGCTTTGGTTGAGGCAACAGCTTTTAAACATATAAGACTTTTCTtcaggttttgaaattttttgaaactgGAGTTTTAATTAATGCTTATGAAAATACTGATGGTTGTGTAGGTATTGGTCAAGATAAAACAGTGATGCTCAATCTGAAGACAGAATCACAGAAGCCTATATCTTTGGAAAATCTTTTTGAGGTTGTAGCTGATGATTTGCAGAGGTTGAACGATAATCTTTTATCGGTTAGTACCTCAGGCAACATTTCTTTTCTTATGGTCTCTTAAAATTAAGAGAGTTATGTTCTAATAATCTCAAATGCTCTTCTTTTATTAGATTGTTGGTGCCGAAAATCCGGTTTTAATATCTGCAGCTGAGCAAATTTTCAGTGCTGGTGGAAAGAGGATGAGACCTGGTTTGGTTTTCCTTGTATCACGAGCCACCGCGGAATTAGCTGGCTTAAAGTAATCTACATTACTGCCACATTATCATTACATCTTTGACCTTAAATTTGTGTATAAAACCTCTAGCAATAAAAATGATGGCTTCTAGCTGATCTTGGTACAGGGAACTTACAATAGAACATCGGCGTTTAGGTGAGATCATTGAGATGATTCACACCGCAAGTTTAATACACGATGATGTCTTAGACGAAAGTGATATGCGAAGAGGTTTGTTTGAGACAATTTCTTATATTCTTTTGATCAGAATGTACATTTTCTCTCTGTAAAGTTTTAAGCTTTCACTTTGTGTTTGTTAGGAAAAGAAACGGTTCACGAGCTTTTCGGAACAAGAGTAGCTGTATTAGCTGGAGACTTCATGTTTGCTCAAGCATCATGGTACTTAGCGAATCTTGAAAACCTGGAAGTCATTAAGCTCATAAGTCaggtattttcttttttttctgagatTAGAAGAAACTTTTTTACCGTacaaagattttggtttgaatcTTGATTTATGCATTTCAGGTTATCAAAGATTTTGCGAGCGGTGAGATAAAGCAAGCATCGAGTTTGTTCGATTGTGACGTCGAGCTTGATGACTACTTGCTAAAGAGTTACTACAAGACAGCTTCATTAGTAGCTGCAAGCACAAAAGGAGCTGCAATCTTCAGTAAAGTTGAAAGCGAGGTTGCAGAGCAAATGTATCAATATGGGAAGAATCTCGGTTTATCTTTCCAAGTAGTGGATGATATTCTGGATTTCACTCAGTCAACAGAGCAGTTAGGAAAGCCTGCAGCAAATGACTTAGCCAAAGGTAACATAACAGCGCCAGTGATATTTGCACTAGAGAATGAGCCGAGGCTAAGAGAGATCATTGAGTCTGAGTTCTGTGAGTCTGGATCGCTTGAGGAAGCGATTGAAATAGTTAGAAATCGAGGTGGGATCAAGAGAGCTCAAGAATTGGCTAAGGAGAAAGCTGAACTTGCGTTAAAGAATCTGAATTGTCTTCCTAGGAGTGGTTTCAGATCGGCTCTTGAGGATATGGTGATGTTTAATCTTGAAAGGATTGATTAGTTTCAACTCTCAAAGGATCTTTTGGCACAGGAAACTGTAATACTCTTTAtttgttcaaacttcaaacacagatttttttttactgtatttCATAAAGTAATAATGAAAACATTCATAGtacttattacttattattgcaaaatcatacaatttagaaagaaaaaatgataaaacatcTGATCTTGAAATAGTACATCTGTGTGATGTGTCTCACCAACCATCTAGTCTTTTTTATCATCTTTGattctttgattcttcttctagcTAAAAACATGTTGGTTAATTATTTTGTCGACTTTCCAACaaatatatgataattaatCTAATTATTTCACGTGACATTTTCTTTTCACATGGAACTTAGtttgacaagttttttttttttttttgttgggatagtggaaattaaacaaaaaaggcCTCTATTAATAGCTTTTGCCTTTTGCTGCCACATATTGCAAAAAACGTACAAACACATTACTTGAGCTGTTTCGATAAGTGTATTACTTGTCTATTCAAAACAAGATTCTTTCCACTTTTCTCTGTAAGGGCCACTAGTTTCAGCAGGCACTGGATATTTATGGTTTAATGTGCTATTGAACACTTGCAAATAGGaattttaaacccaaaaacaaaacaaaacaaaaatattgcaAAGAGCAGCAATTTGAGGAAAATTAAGAggaaaaatatcaagaaataaatataatgaaatttctagatttgattctgtttcatatatacaaaaaaaaaaaagaacacccAAATAAAGATTTCTTGACAGGATTCAAACTGCATTACCACTACAACCCCTTCAAGGTTCTGTTTtgatgatgaacaaaaaaaaaagggaagcaCCTTTACTTTTataattcttcttctaccaCCTAAACCTTACGGATGGTCAAATGAGCTCCATGTTGTGGGAATGTAGTTGCAGCCGGGAAAGGAGCATGAGTATACGATGGAGAGAGCTCTACACTGAACCTTTGAAGTACCATTGCCAAGAAGAGCTTAGCTTGCAACATGGAAAAGTTTTGACCGATACAAGTCCGAGGGCCTGTGCTAAACGGCAAGAAGGAGAGTCTTCCTTTGGTTGCGCCCGCTACACCATTAACAAACCTCTCGGGCTTAAACTCTTTCACATCATCTCCCCAGAGATCAGGATCATGGTGCACTAAGAGCATTGGTATTGTAACTACAACTCCTTCTGGTAGAGAGAATTTCTCTAGCTTCACTTCTTGTTTAGTTATCCGGCATGTGAAGTAAGCTGGCGAATAGAGTCTTAGCACTTCATGCAGGATCATTGTTACCTAATGATGATAGTCAAAGAAGTTGTTATGCAAACAACCCTTTTTCTAGTTATAATGTGGTTTAATCGGTTTTGAAAAATGTCTACTTACGACTTTTAGATGGCCTAACCCTTCGAAATCTGGTTCGTTGGTACCGAACGCCTGAGAAATCTCGTCTCTTGCTTTGTTTTGCCAATCTTGATGTTGGCTTAAAGCAACAAGTGACCAAACAAACAATGAAGAGGTCACATTTTGACCAGCTAGATAGAAAGCCTTACAGTCATCTATGAGATCATCAAGACTCAGCCCTGAATCTGGTCCTTGTTCTTTGATCACTTTTGTATTGGAAGCCAACATAGAGAACAACAAGTCGCTGTTCTTGTCGGTACCTCTTCCTCTTTTTATCTCCTCCTCTTTAGTCTCAATCATAGCTTTAAACATAGCCCTCATGTCCCTTTCGGTTTCTCTCAACCTCCAGTTGAATTTTGTTGGCAAAAATCTGCAAATGACaaatccacaaaaacaaaaacatgaaaactgAATCAGCAAAATTAGCTTTCCACAACTTTAAACTCAGTTGTTAAAAGAAGACATATTATTTTACTTGGATCCAGGAATGTAGACGGCTCGAATAGCTTGGAGACCAAGATCGATCTGTTCTTGTTGGATTTCGAAGATCTTGATTCCATCTTTGTAGGAGTCACCGAAAGAAGCACGAGCAAGCATGTTTCTCGTTAAGTCATGACAGTGAGTCCATGAATCAAGTTCCACTGTTCCTTTTGCTGACGCTAATTTCTCCCATTCTTCTAACATGTCTTTGCAACTCGTGTTAAATGCTGGTAATATGCTctgttcatttttatttttaaaaatattatcagGTATTATTTCccatttcaaaaatcaaaaccaacatTTCACACCCAAAAAATCACATATGGTTTCTAGTAGAATAACAAGCTACACACACATATATtgatattgatatattaataattattggCTCATAATGTTGTTGTTAAAGAATTCTGAATGCTCTGCATATGTGCGTTTCTGTACTAAATTCATAAGTTCNaaaaaaaaaaaaaaagtggatatATATTTAGAATTCTTGAAATATGATTTCACTTTTTTCGTTAATGtgtctttttggctttttctgtttctcgcttttagacttttagtagGTGGCGTGGCGTGGATTCTAGTCTCCTGTGTGgactttttctctgttttttttttttcttcaaatacctttttcagtttatttttttaatactaatattttgtttttttttctccaagtgacagttaatattttattttgtctgagaga from Camelina sativa cultivar DH55 chromosome 3, Cs, whole genome shotgun sequence includes:
- the LOC104775807 gene encoding uncharacterized protein LOC104775807 isoform X3 gives rise to the protein MAGDCAINTEKYSLLEDFNVDVQVQNQGFESFSLCFWVYLLDSTTYPSTIIRQVHSDMSVSAPFLVLDEKKKMMLLPLTLLHKEAPDPVNISSWTEVPNVSTTAEFPLQTWVHVGCEVSRNYMRLYICGELAGEQVLTSLMTNGTYFDRTRKISLFSVGGDGYSVQGFIHCAEVLPSNVPACYHYKKDPPLCLSVDKPSTSGIKLDEDGVWSIVGGTFCSLDVVLTNAIGQPVHKDVKVVASLLYADSGTPVEKMSGFEAPLLVSYEGVEFSAADKPCNLLNGCASFKLKISQLSPMSDERLFCIKFEIPEVKACYPFLETVTNQIRCILRNRDSVTPKRSNHIDYPLDGRDQKLASRNGTPDILQSSSSMKRIRLGEEKVSESKFQNGNGTSMEWRPQAQNHEEEEDNSSTDSENTKIKDSTGFRRYTIPDSMIFRYCLANLTERSLLLKEITNNSSDEEVSEFADQVSLYSGCSHHSYQIKMARKLIAEGTNAWILISRNYQHVHWDNVVIEIEEHFMRIAKCSSRSLTHQDFELLRRICGCHEYITQENFEKMWCWLFPVASAISRGLINGMWRSATPKWIDGFVTKEEAERSLQNQEPGTFILRFPASRSWPHPDAGSLVVTYVGHDLGIHHRLLTIDHMCDSSDRYTDAKPLQDMLLAEPELSRLGR
- the LOC104775807 gene encoding uncharacterized protein LOC104775807 isoform X2 yields the protein MAGDCAINTEKYSLLEDFNVDVQVQNQGFESFSLCFWVYLLDSTTYPSTIIRQVHSDMSVSAPFLVLDEKKKMMLLPLTLLHKEAPDPVNISSWTEVPNVSTTAEFPLQTWVHVGCEVSRNYMRLYICGELAGEQVLTSLMTNGTYFDRTRKISLFSVGGDGYSVQGFIHCAEVLPSNVPACYHYKKDPPLCLSVDKPSTSGIKLDEDGVWSIVGGTFCSLDVVLTNAIGQPVHKDVKVVASLLYADSGTPVEKMSGFEAPLLVSYEGVEFSAADKPCNLLNGCASFKLKISQLSPMSDERLFCIKFEIPEVKACYPFLETVTNQIRCILRNRDSVTPKRSNHIDYPLDGRDQKLASRNGTPDILQSSSSMKRIRLGEEKVSESKNGNGTSMEWRPQAQNHEEEEDNSSTDSENTKIKDSTGFRRYTIPDSMIFRYCLANLTERSLLLKEITNNSSDEEVSEFADQVSLYSGCSHHSYQIKMARKLIAEGTNAWILISRNYQHVHWDNVVIEIEEHFMRIAKCSSRSLTHQDFELLRRICGCHEYITQENFEKMWCWLFPVASAISRGLINGMWRSATPKWIDGFVTKEEAERSLQNQEPGTFILRFPASRSWPHPDAGSLVVTYVGHDLGIHHRLLTIDHMCDSSDRYTDAKPLQDMLLAEPELSRLGRIVRGI
- the LOC104775807 gene encoding uncharacterized protein LOC104775807 isoform X1 — protein: MAGDCAINTEKYSLLEDFNVDVQVQNQGFESFSLCFWVYLLDSTTYPSTIIRQVHSDMSVSAPFLVLDEKKKMMLLPLTLLHKEAPDPVNISSWTEVPNVSTTAEFPLQTWVHVGCEVSRNYMRLYICGELAGEQVLTSLMTNGTYFDRTRKISLFSVGGDGYSVQGFIHCAEVLPSNVPACYHYKKDPPLCLSVDKPSTSGIKLDEDGVWSIVGGTFCSLDVVLTNAIGQPVHKDVKVVASLLYADSGTPVEKMSGFEAPLLVSYEGVEFSAADKPCNLLNGCASFKLKISQLSPMSDERLFCIKFEIPEVKACYPFLETVTNQIRCILRNRDSVTPKRSNHIDYPLDGRDQKLASRNGTPDILQSSSSMKRIRLGEEKVSESKFQNGNGTSMEWRPQAQNHEEEEDNSSTDSENTKIKDSTGFRRYTIPDSMIFRYCLANLTERSLLLKEITNNSSDEEVSEFADQVSLYSGCSHHSYQIKMARKLIAEGTNAWILISRNYQHVHWDNVVIEIEEHFMRIAKCSSRSLTHQDFELLRRICGCHEYITQENFEKMWCWLFPVASAISRGLINGMWRSATPKWIDGFVTKEEAERSLQNQEPGTFILRFPASRSWPHPDAGSLVVTYVGHDLGIHHRLLTIDHMCDSSDRYTDAKPLQDMLLAEPELSRLGRIVRGI
- the LOC104775809 gene encoding solanesyl diphosphate synthase 2, chloroplastic isoform X1 → MMMSCRNVDLGTSVLDLMPCGCSCTSSPTIRQLLFRNCSKNFCRIGGRSYGGNLVLLRPDLGTCRAVPAKPKDTYLLDGIGQDKTVMLNLKTESQKPISLENLFEVVADDLQRLNDNLLSIVGAENPVLISAAEQIFSAGGKRMRPGLVFLVSRATAELAGLKELTIEHRRLGEIIEMIHTASLIHDDVLDESDMRRGKETVHELFGTRVAVLAGDFMFAQASWYLANLENLEVIKLISQVIKDFASGEIKQASSLFDCDVELDDYLLKSYYKTASLVAASTKGAAIFSKVESEVAEQMYQYGKNLGLSFQVVDDILDFTQSTEQLGKPAANDLAKGNITAPVIFALENEPRLREIIESEFCESGSLEEAIEIVRNRGGIKRAQELAKEKAELALKNLNCLPRSGFRSALEDMVMFNLERID
- the LOC104775809 gene encoding solanesyl diphosphate synthase 2, chloroplastic isoform X2; translation: MIGGRSYGGNLVLLRPDLGTCRAVPAKPKDTYLLDGIGQDKTVMLNLKTESQKPISLENLFEVVADDLQRLNDNLLSIVGAENPVLISAAEQIFSAGGKRMRPGLVFLVSRATAELAGLKELTIEHRRLGEIIEMIHTASLIHDDVLDESDMRRGKETVHELFGTRVAVLAGDFMFAQASWYLANLENLEVIKLISQVIKDFASGEIKQASSLFDCDVELDDYLLKSYYKTASLVAASTKGAAIFSKVESEVAEQMYQYGKNLGLSFQVVDDILDFTQSTEQLGKPAANDLAKGNITAPVIFALENEPRLREIIESEFCESGSLEEAIEIVRNRGGIKRAQELAKEKAELALKNLNCLPRSGFRSALEDMVMFNLERID
- the LOC104775810 gene encoding cytochrome P450 72C1-like, producing MMMEITSVKVFLIGVSILILNWVWRAVNWVWLRPKRLERYLKKQGFSGNSYRILMGDMRESNQMDQVAHSLPLPLDADFLPRVMPFLHHTVLKHGKKCFTWYGPYPNVIVMDPEALREIMSRHELFPKPKIGSHNHVFLSGLLNHEGPKWSKHRSILNPAFRIDNLKSILPAFNTSCKDMLEEWEKLASAKGTVELDSWTHCHDLTRNMLARASFGDSYKDGIKIFEIQQEQIDLGLQAIRAVYIPGSKFLPTKFNWRLRETERDMRAMFKAMIETKEEEIKRGRGTDKNSDLLFSMLASNTKVIKEQGPDSGLSLDDLIDDCKAFYLAGQNVTSSLFVWSLVALSQHQDWQNKARDEISQAFGTNEPDFEGLGHLKVVTMILHEVLRLYSPAYFTCRITKQEVKLEKFSLPEGVVVTIPMLLVHHDPDLWGDDVKEFKPERFVNGVAGATKGRLSFLPFSTGPRTCIGQNFSMLQAKLFLAMVLQRFSVELSPSYTHAPFPAATTFPQHGAHLTIRKV